One Pectobacterium polaris DNA window includes the following coding sequences:
- a CDS encoding YggN family protein has translation MSRKITLGLLMLLSWQAQAAYQCNVNPQDDIIISPQHVQVVGASGNLQLSPQGDIVRNGTPLTLNAEQRQKAKAYQADLRQQLPWIDQGAQQHLEKARVALDNVIVQELGSDSNVRNRLTTLDKQLKQQMNRIIEHRTDGLTFHHQAIKQVEQDGKQLVQQSMGGVLQDSLNEMGVKQMSSGGNPLQAMMGNLGGLQKAIQAEWNNQELEFQRFGNDVCSRVTSLENQRKSLLQTLK, from the coding sequence ATGTCGCGTAAAATAACCTTGGGTTTATTGATGTTGCTGTCCTGGCAAGCGCAGGCGGCCTACCAGTGCAACGTGAACCCGCAGGACGACATCATTATCAGTCCGCAGCACGTACAGGTCGTGGGGGCCAGCGGCAATTTACAACTCTCCCCGCAGGGCGATATCGTCCGTAACGGTACACCACTGACCCTGAATGCCGAACAGCGCCAGAAAGCCAAAGCCTATCAGGCGGATTTACGCCAGCAGCTGCCGTGGATCGACCAGGGTGCGCAGCAGCATCTTGAAAAAGCGCGAGTCGCGCTGGATAACGTGATCGTGCAGGAGCTTGGCAGCGACAGCAATGTACGCAATCGTCTGACTACGCTGGATAAACAGCTCAAGCAGCAGATGAACCGAATTATCGAACACCGCACCGATGGCCTGACGTTCCACCATCAGGCGATTAAGCAAGTTGAACAAGATGGCAAGCAGCTCGTGCAACAAAGCATGGGCGGCGTCTTGCAGGACAGCCTGAACGAAATGGGCGTGAAACAGATGTCCAGCGGCGGCAACCCGCTACAGGCGATGATGGGCAACCTCGGTGGTTTGCAGAAAGCGATTCAGGCCGAGTGGAACAATCAGGAACTGGAATTCCAGCGCTTCGGCAATGACGTATGTAGCCGCGTCACATCGCTGGAAAACCAGCGCAAGAGTCTGTTGCAGACGCTGAAGTAA
- the trmB gene encoding tRNA (guanosine(46)-N7)-methyltransferase TrmB, with translation MINNVISPEFDENGRPMRRIRSFVRRQGRLTNGQQLALDNYWPVMGVEYQTELVDFNPLFGRDAPVVLEIGFGMGASLVTMAAQHPEQNFLGIEVHLPGVGACLAAAQEAGISNLRVMCHDAIEVLMNMIPDGSLSMVQLFFPDPWHKARHNKRRIVQVPFVQLVQSKLKVGGVFHMATDWEPYAQHMLEVMTSVTEYRNLSNNNEYVERPESRPLTKFEARGQRLGHGVWDLMFERIK, from the coding sequence ATGATTAACAACGTCATTTCACCGGAATTTGATGAAAATGGGCGCCCGATGCGTCGTATCCGCAGTTTTGTCCGCCGTCAGGGGCGCTTGACTAACGGGCAACAGCTGGCGCTGGATAACTACTGGCCGGTGATGGGCGTGGAATATCAGACCGAGCTGGTCGATTTTAACCCGCTATTTGGTCGTGACGCGCCGGTGGTGCTGGAAATTGGTTTTGGGATGGGCGCCTCGCTGGTGACGATGGCGGCACAGCATCCTGAGCAGAATTTCCTCGGTATCGAAGTTCACCTGCCGGGCGTGGGAGCCTGTCTTGCTGCCGCACAGGAAGCAGGAATCAGCAATCTGCGCGTGATGTGTCACGATGCGATCGAAGTGCTGATGAATATGATCCCAGATGGCTCACTGTCCATGGTTCAACTCTTCTTCCCAGACCCATGGCATAAAGCCCGCCATAATAAACGCCGTATCGTTCAGGTGCCTTTCGTCCAACTGGTACAGAGTAAGCTGAAAGTCGGCGGCGTGTTCCATATGGCAACAGACTGGGAACCTTATGCACAACATATGCTCGAAGTGATGACCTCTGTCACCGAGTACCGTAATCTTTCCAATAATAATGAGTACGTTGAGCGGCCGGAGTCCCGTCCGCTGACGAAATTTGAAGCACGCGGCCAGCGTTTGGGGCATGGCGTGTGGGATCTGATGTTTGAGAGGATAAAATAA
- a CDS encoding YggL family protein, with protein MAQARSRRLRKKLHIDEFQELGFSVSFRFPEGTSVEDIDQLMDKFVDDVIEPEGLAFEGSGYLLWEGLICLQKIGHCTEEHRQLVSRWLEEQKLTDVKVSNLFDIWWDLPEHLL; from the coding sequence ATGGCACAAGCTCGTAGCCGTCGTTTACGTAAAAAGCTTCACATTGATGAGTTTCAGGAATTAGGTTTTTCTGTCAGCTTCCGCTTTCCAGAAGGCACTAGCGTAGAAGATATCGATCAACTGATGGATAAGTTCGTTGACGACGTCATTGAACCAGAAGGACTGGCATTTGAAGGCAGCGGTTATTTGCTCTGGGAAGGCCTGATCTGTCTGCAAAAAATTGGTCACTGCACCGAAGAGCATCGCCAACTGGTTAGCCGCTGGTTGGAAGAGCAGAAACTGACGGACGTCAAAGTCAGCAACCTGTTCGATATCTGGTGGGATCTGCCAGAACACCTGCTGTAA